The sequence ACTGGACCAGGTGGTGCGGATCGCGGGGAACGCCACCGCCGAACAGTTCACACGGCTGCACGAGATCGTGCGGTCGACGAGCCCGAACTTCTTCAACATCACGCGGGCGATCCCGACGAACTCGCGGATGATCGTTGAGTGAGATCACGCGGGGTGCGCGGGCATCCCTCGATGGGCAGGCCGTCGTGCGTGTATCCGCACGGCGGCCTGTCCGTTTCCGGTTCGCACGGTGCGGTCACAGGTCCCGGTGCATCACGTGCAGGTCCACCAGCCGGCCGTCGGCGTGCCGGAACGCGCGCGGCAGCGTGCCGATGATCGTGAAACCCAGCCCCTGCCAGAGCGCCACGGCATGCGTGTTGGTACCGACCACCGCGTTGAACTGCATCGCGGCAAAGCCGAGGCGCCGGGCTTCCGCCAGCGAGTGCTCCCCCAGGCGCCGGCCCAGGCCGAGCCCACGCGAGTCGGGAGCGACCATGTACGCGGCGTTGGCGGTGTGCGAGCCGCGGCCGGGCTGGTTCGGCCGCAGCACATAGCCGCCGACCACGCGGCCGTCGTGCACGGCGACGTACGCAGCCGTGAACGCGGCGAGATAGCCCGCAAAGTCGGATGCGGAGAGCGGCGCGTCGTAGACAAACGCGTCGCCGCGATCGACGATGTGGTTGAAGATCGCCCGCAGCGGCTCACGATCGGAGTCGAGATAAGGGCGGATCTCGATCATCGGCGAAAGGGTACGGGGCCGCGCGGGCTCAGCCGGGAACTTCGGGGCCGCGGCCGCCCTTCTCGACGGCCCGGCCGCCGACGGTCAGCGTCGCGCGGCGCTCGCCGCGGCGCCGCCTGAGGCGCTTGCTCAGCCACGGAACGGGGATCACCTCGCGGAACAGCCACCAGAGAGCCACGCCAAAGACCGCGGTGGCGGCCCAGAACTGCCAATCGCCGACCGGGAGCCAGAACCCCCTTGTGGGGGGCGGCGCGGCGGACAGGCTAAGGCACAGCGAACACAGCACACCGGCTCCCGGGGTTACCCCTCCCGCCGCAGCGTTCATCCCTCGCGCCTCACGACGCGACCCAGAACGCTATCAGCGCCGCCGCGTACGCGACCGCGCTCATCCAGGCCAACTGCAGCCACGCCCACCTGGCCCCTCCCGCCTCCTTGGCGGTGACGGCCAGCGTCGGGAGGCACTGCATCGCGAGGACGTAGAAGACCAGCAACGACCACGCGGTGGGCTTGTTGAAGATCGCTCCGCCGTCGTCCCGCCTGGCCTGCGCAACCTGTTCGAGCACGCCCTCGTCCTCCGGCTCGTCGCGGCCGGTGGTGACCACCGCCATCGTCGACACGAAGACCTCCCGCGCGGCGAACGACGAGAGGACGCCGATCGTGAGTTGCCAGTCGAACCCCAACGGGCGGAAGACCGGCTCGAGGGCCCGGCCGGCCATGCCCGCAAAGGAGTTGGCCCGGGCGTGGCGGTGCTCGATGCTGTCGGCCTGCGCCAGGAGTTCGGCGGCCTCGGCCTCGCCGGCTTCCCCGGCGGAGGAATGCTCGACCAGGGCGGCGCGGGCCCGGAGGTCCACGGACTCCTGCGGCGGGGGGACGTGCGGGTAGGCGCTGAGCCACCAGAGCACGATGCAGATGACCAGGATGTTTGTGCCCGCGTTCCTCACGAAGACCATGGCGCGGTCGTAGGTGGTGATCGCCGCGGTCCGCAGGCTGGGCCGCTTGTAGGAGGGAAGTTCCAGGGCCATGGCGCGACTGGCACCCTTGAGGATCGTCCGGCGGGCCAGCAGCGCCGAGCCCACGCCCGCGGCGATGCCCAGCGCGTAGCACCCGACGAACGCGAGCGCCCCCCGCACGGGCTGGTCGCGGAAGAGGATGGAGATGAGCAGCACGTAGACGGGCAGGCGTGCCGAGCAGGTCATGAAGGGGGCGACGAGGATCGTCGCGAGCCGCTCCCGGCGATCGGGGATC comes from Phycisphaeraceae bacterium and encodes:
- a CDS encoding GNAT family N-acetyltransferase gives rise to the protein MIEIRPYLDSDREPLRAIFNHIVDRGDAFVYDAPLSASDFAGYLAAFTAAYVAVHDGRVVGGYVLRPNQPGRGSHTANAAYMVAPDSRGLGLGRRLGEHSLAEARRLGFAAMQFNAVVGTNTHAVALWQGLGFTIIGTLPRAFRHADGRLVDLHVMHRDL